In Leptospira saintgironsiae, one genomic interval encodes:
- a CDS encoding mucoidy inhibitor MuiA family protein has translation MKNYKNLMYSSFVRFSVIFGLVSFPVFGKEFSLPIKEVTVHQGTAQILRSGRVQLEPGTNKIEISYLPVSLLEETLTAAVTAPQVEVTGSRTWKEEGTAASNPEVAQLQKKVQQLEKDQESILAKENDLKAEKELLSEMRKKVSDVVGRNLLYGRVEGDGKNWGTYLKKTRDEAVSIFAIWEKLERSKRKVQTELEEARAQLSLLLSQAEKSTRTTWVQIVNTSSEAKSVELRLSYLVPSADWKPTYILTADDSLSKAKLEYIVEVRQESGEDWRGVQLLLSTTRPDLSLRRDRLRPLRLFDVEVDSKQEILTNQTQAVGAAQMPNEESNIPSTEEPSPSSERGSGFLFRLPKTITLASQKESRKFEMLSFSAPIQVKTVASPRYKPFPLLEAEFQNMGEFPILPGEVSLFRSSGLVGRTKVSYVSPKENLSVSLGTEGSLRLSYRKDWNQTKEGLISTQKVMEKKVYLSLENFGKESKTVIVREQIPISESASVKVEVNQEASTPGSKEYRANSGIIEWSLVIPPSGKKEIKLEYKVTYPNHQNLDFLRSF, from the coding sequence ATGAAAAATTATAAAAATTTAATGTATTCATCTTTTGTTAGATTCTCCGTGATTTTTGGTTTGGTTTCTTTTCCGGTGTTTGGAAAAGAGTTCAGCCTTCCGATTAAGGAGGTAACTGTTCATCAGGGTACAGCTCAGATTTTAAGATCTGGAAGAGTCCAACTGGAGCCTGGAACAAACAAGATCGAGATCTCTTATTTACCAGTTTCTCTTTTAGAAGAAACCTTAACTGCGGCGGTAACTGCACCACAAGTTGAGGTCACAGGTTCAAGAACTTGGAAAGAAGAAGGTACTGCTGCTTCTAATCCAGAGGTTGCTCAACTCCAGAAAAAAGTTCAGCAATTAGAGAAGGATCAAGAAAGTATATTAGCAAAAGAGAATGATCTAAAAGCAGAAAAAGAGCTATTATCCGAAATGCGCAAAAAAGTCTCGGATGTTGTAGGTCGAAATCTTTTATACGGAAGGGTAGAAGGAGATGGAAAAAACTGGGGAACTTATCTTAAGAAAACCAGAGATGAGGCCGTTTCTATTTTTGCTATTTGGGAGAAGTTAGAAAGATCCAAACGTAAGGTCCAAACTGAACTGGAGGAGGCTCGGGCCCAACTCTCGCTCCTATTATCCCAAGCAGAAAAAAGTACACGCACCACTTGGGTTCAAATCGTAAATACAAGTTCTGAGGCAAAAAGTGTAGAGCTTCGTTTGAGTTATTTAGTTCCGAGTGCAGATTGGAAACCTACTTATATTCTAACTGCAGATGATTCTTTGAGCAAAGCGAAGTTAGAATATATAGTAGAGGTCCGACAAGAATCAGGAGAAGATTGGCGAGGGGTACAACTTTTACTTTCTACCACCAGACCAGATCTATCTCTCAGAAGGGACAGACTTCGTCCATTAAGGTTATTTGATGTAGAAGTAGATTCCAAACAAGAAATTCTCACTAATCAAACTCAGGCAGTTGGCGCAGCTCAAATGCCTAACGAAGAATCTAATATTCCTTCTACCGAAGAACCTTCTCCTTCCAGTGAAAGAGGAAGTGGATTTTTGTTTAGGCTTCCTAAAACGATCACATTGGCGTCTCAAAAAGAATCCAGAAAGTTTGAGATGTTATCTTTTAGTGCACCTATTCAGGTAAAAACTGTCGCTTCTCCTAGATACAAACCATTTCCTTTATTGGAAGCAGAGTTTCAAAACATGGGAGAATTTCCGATCCTTCCCGGAGAAGTTTCTTTGTTTAGAAGTTCAGGACTTGTAGGAAGAACAAAAGTTTCTTATGTTTCTCCGAAAGAAAATCTATCCGTATCTTTGGGGACCGAAGGTAGTTTAAGACTTTCTTATAGAAAGGATTGGAACCAAACAAAAGAGGGACTTATCTCTACTCAAAAGGTAATGGAGAAGAAGGTCTATCTAAGTCTGGAAAATTTTGGCAAAGAAAGTAAAACTGTGATCGTAAGAGAGCAGATCCCAATTTCTGAATCTGCAAGTGTAAAGGTAGAAGTGAATCAAGAGGCAAGCACTCCTGGTTCTAAGGAATATCGAGCTAACTCAGGAATTATAGAGTGGAGCTTGGTGATCCCGCCTTCTGGAAAAAAAGAGATCAAGTTGGAGTATAAGGTGACTTATCCAA